In one Antennarius striatus isolate MH-2024 chromosome 1, ASM4005453v1, whole genome shotgun sequence genomic region, the following are encoded:
- the abhd17c gene encoding alpha/beta hydrolase domain-containing protein 17C — translation MPEQGPRMNGFSLGELCWLFCCPPCPSRIAAKLAFLPPEPTYSLHTDANGVTSLHLTERADWQYSQRELDVVEVLSTRSSRGNRVGCMFVRCAPNSRYTLLFSHGNAVDLGQMCSFYIGLGSRINCNVFSYDYSGYGVSTGKPSEKNLYADIEAAWQVLRNKYNVTPENIILYGQSIGTVPTIDLAARYECAAVILHSPLMSGLRVAFPDTRKTYCFDAFPSIDKVSKVASPVLVIHGTEDEVIDFSHGLAMYERCPRAVEPLWVEGAGHNDIELYAQYLERLKQFISFELPTS, via the exons ATGCCCGAGCAAGGCCCCAGGATGAATGGATTCTCTCTCGGTGAACTCTGCTGGCTGTTCTGTTGTCCACCCTGTCCCAGTCGAATCGCGGCCAAGCTAGCCTTCCTCCCACCGGAGCCCACGTACTCCCTCCACACCGATGCTAACGGGGTGACCAGCCTCCATCTAACCGAGCGGGCGGACTGGCAGTACTCCCAGAGAGAGCTCGACGTGGTGGAGGTCCTGAGCACCAGGAGCAGCCGGGGGAACCGTGTGGGATGCATGTTTGTGCGCTGCGCCCCGAACAGTCGGTACACGCTGCTGTTTTCCCACGGTAACGCCGTGGACCTGGGGCAGATGTGCAGCTTCTACATCGGCCTGGGCTCCAGGATCAACTGTAACGTGTTCTCCTACGACTACTCGGGCTACGGAGTCAGCACCGGCAAGCCGTCAGAGAAGAACCTGTACGCGGACATCGAGGCGGCCTGGCAGGTGCTGAGAAACAA GTACAACGTCACGCCTGAGAACATCATCCTGTACGGCCAGAGCATCGGCACGGTGCCCACCATCGACTTGGCTGCTCGCTATGAATGTGCTGCTGTCATCCTACATTCGCCGCTCATGTCCGGGCTGAGGGTGGCGTTCCCCGACACACGGAAGACCTACTGCTTCGATGCCTTCCCCAG TATTGACAAGGTGTCTAAGGTGGCGTCCCCAGTGCTCGTGATCCATGGCACCGAGGATGAAGTGATAGACTTCTCCCACGGTCTTGCCATGTACGAGCGCTGTCCTCGTGCCGTGGAGCCCCTGTGGGTGGAGGGAGCCGGACACAACGACATCGAGCTCTACGCTCAGTATCTGGAGAGACTCAAGCAGTTCATCTCTTTCGAGCTTCCTACATCCTGA